From the genome of Pelmatolapia mariae isolate MD_Pm_ZW linkage group LG12, Pm_UMD_F_2, whole genome shotgun sequence, one region includes:
- the LOC134638239 gene encoding E3 ubiquitin-protein ligase NEURL3-like: MAKYFGKSEVSHKCSPLTFDSQAVGEKIRLSHGGRLAEKTDNTFKNGLVFSSRPVKVQEKIRLRVERDSSIWDGALRVGFTTVPPSARSLPLPCMSIPNLTDNPGHWAVPLDESVCQAGSELEFWVSSHGSIYIGVNNEEYERLTGVDTKRPLWAMIDIYGQTRSILLLDSKKNKKLLYRRRSCPAPEPLTSPDPDSHFRSVLDVSDFRRDDCISCLDTEMAEDNVCVVCMVKEARITLPCGHRCLCNDCNFRVCEQFGTCPLCRNTISAPSVGERWFIEVS; the protein is encoded by the exons ATGGCAAAGTACT TTGGTAAGTCAGAGGTGTCACACAAATGCAGTCCTCTGACCTTCGACAGTCAGGCTGTGGGAGAAAAGATACGTCTGAGTCATGGAGGTCGACTCGCAGAGAAGACTGATAACACCTTCAAGAATGGGCTGGTGTTCAGCAGCCGTCCAGTGAAGGTCCAGGAGAAGATTCGTCTGAGAGTAGAGAGGGATTCATCCATCTGGGACGGGGCTCTGCGTGTGGGCTTTACCACTGTGCCACCCTCAGCCAGATCTCTGCCTCTGCCCTGCATGTCCATCCCCAACCTCACTGACAACCCCGGACACTGGGCTGTTCCATTGGATGAATCTGTCTGCCAAGCAGGTTCAGAGCTGGAGTTTTGGGTTTCTTCTCATGGCAGCATATACATAGGTGTCAACAACGAGGAGTACGAGCGACTAACAGGAGTGGACACTAAACGGCCACTGTGGGCCATGATAGACATCTACGGACAGACGCGCTCCATTTTGCTCCTGG ActccaagaaaaacaaaaagctgcttTACCGTAGAAGATCCTGTCCTGCACCTGAACCACTCACCTCACCTGATCCTGACAGTCACTTTCGTTCAGTTCTTGATGTTTCAGATTTTAGACGTGATGACTGCATCTCCTGTCTTGACACAGAAATGGCAGAAG ATAACgtctgtgtggtgtgcatggtgAAAGAGGCCAGAATCACACTGCCTTGTGGCCACCGATGTTTATGTAATGACTGCAACTTCAGAGTCTGTGAGCAGTTTGGCACCTGCCCGCTGTGTCGAAACACGATCAGCGCTCCATCAGTGGGGGAGAGGTGGTTTATAGAGGTCAGCTGA